The Faecalibacterium sp. I3-3-33 DNA window AGCATGACATCATCATCTGTCAGGCGTTCCGGCTCTTGCAGAAAACTTTCCAGCATACCGCCACGAGTACAGAGCCGGTGCGTCCGTTCCTTTCGGGTAAGCTGCTTTAACTGGTGCTGCAATGCCTTTTCATCGTTGATGGCTTTCCGCAGTTTCTTTTCGCTTTTCTCCAACTCCCGGTTGAGCTTTTCCAGCTTTGAGGTATCAGGCAAGGGCAGCGTCCTCCTTTCCCGGTATCAGCACATAAATCCTGTTTGGTTCTCCAACGCCCTGACGCACCCGCATGATAAGTCCGGCGGTTTCCAGTTCATTCAGAGAACGCTTGACCGTCATGGGACTGCGGGACAGGACTGCGGCAATGGCTGTGACAGGGAAGCAGACAAACAGGATTCCGTTCTCGTCCTCCTGACCTTTGGAGAGCATAGCGTCCAGCATCCGGCAGTACATGACCTTTGCGGTGCTGCTGACTGGAAATCCTGTCAACGCTCCGGGAAAGGGCATACAGGGCGGCAATGGTGTGTCTATCGTCATAAATTCAAAATTCATTCGGTGTGTTCCTCCTTTTTCTTTGCTCGTTTGGATAAATAACGGGGGCAGTCAATCACAACCGCCCGGAAGCTCTGCCTGCACCCATGCTGGCATTTCCGGCATAATTCGTTGTAAGTGACACGCCCCCGGTCATTGAGGTAAAAGGAAAGCTCATGCTTCCTCTTTTTGCTCATTCTCGGCATATTGTGTTTCCTCCCGTTTTAGTGTATGGTTTCGGGGCGATTTTCGGCAAAATTACAGCCATAGAGCCGATTAAAATCTCCCGAAGTATCAGCGATAGGGTAGACTATCCCCCTATCAGATTGTCGTGTTTCGGTATCATTTCGGTGTCAGTTCGCCAGTTCTCCCCGGTGTCGTTCCTCCCCTGAATCTCACAGCGGCGTATCGCTCCCTTTGGTACGCTCGTTTCGGTCAGGGTTCCTCCACATCCCTGCCAAAAGTCATGGCACTACATCGCCGGGGAAGCATATCCCACACAGGCTGGTCATTCGATTGGAATAATCCATCGATGAACTACCTGTATCATAGAACATTTTTGTGCCCTGTGCCGTATGTCCACAAAGTAGGAATTAGGGGTAAAAATCAGAAATTTCCACGATTGCGGAAAGTGTGATATAATCCAGATAAGCGGCAGCAATGAAACCATTGGAAAGGAGCGTGCGCCCATGAAAGGAGCAACAAGCATACAGGAACGCCTTTGGGAACTCCGCAAGGACAAAGGCTTAAATCTGGAAGAACTATCAAAGCTGACAGGCATTTCCAAATCAGCTCTTGGAAGTTATGAAAAAGAGGATTTTAAGGAAATCAATCATGGCAACCTTATCACGCTGGCAGACTTCTATGGGGTCTCTGTTGATTATCTACTGTGCCGGACAGAGAACAGGGAGCAGATCAACACACCATTGACGGAGCTGCATTTGAATGATGAGATGGTGGCACTGCTGAAAAGCGGTCGGATTAACAACCGTCTGCTCTGTGAGCTTGCTACACATAAAGATTTCATCAAGTTTCTTGCAGACATTGAGATTTATGTGGACGGGATTGCTACCATGCAGATTCAAAACCTCAATGCACTTGTCGATACCGTCCGGCATGAAATCATTGAACGGTATCGCCCAGGCGAAGATGACCCGCATTTGAAAGTGCTGCAAGCCGCCCATATCAGTGATGATGAGTATTTCAGTCACATGGTTCTGGATGACCTCAACCTGATTATCCGGGATATTCGGGAAGCCCACAAAAAGGACAGTGAGAGTGCGCCCCAGACCACCGTTGCCGATGAATTGAAAGAAAATCTCGAAGCAGTCGAAAATTTCAAGGGCAGCCGGGATGAAAAGCTGGTTGTCCTTTACTGCAAGCAGCTCGGTATCAACTATAAAAATCTGTCAGACGAAGAATTTCGCTGGCTGATTCGGATTCTCAAAAAATCAAAGAAAATGGGAACGCCTATCAGCCAGAGAAAAAAACGGTAAAAAAAACCGCTGTTGCATGGTTGGGGTGCCTTCCATGTAGCAGCGGTTCTTGCTGTGGTTATTATTTCATTCGTTTTCTTAATATCCGGCGATAATTTGTTTCTCCCTTTGGTGCGTCCTGTATAATTTCCAACACACCATCTTCAAGCATTTTATCAATGCGATTAGAAATCCATACATCACTAATTCCAAGTTGATATTTTCCTAAAACATTACCTATAACAATAGCCATTTTGAATTGCTCTGGCTGTTCCGCAATTTCACGAAGAATGAAACTATCATATATATCTTCTGAAACACTTTGCAATTTACCATTTAGCATTGCACGCAAAGGTGCAT harbors:
- a CDS encoding DeoR family transcriptional regulator → MNFEFMTIDTPLPPCMPFPGALTGFPVSSTAKVMYCRMLDAMLSKGQEDENGILFVCFPVTAIAAVLSRSPMTVKRSLNELETAGLIMRVRQGVGEPNRIYVLIPGKEDAALA
- a CDS encoding helix-turn-helix domain-containing protein, producing the protein MKGATSIQERLWELRKDKGLNLEELSKLTGISKSALGSYEKEDFKEINHGNLITLADFYGVSVDYLLCRTENREQINTPLTELHLNDEMVALLKSGRINNRLLCELATHKDFIKFLADIEIYVDGIATMQIQNLNALVDTVRHEIIERYRPGEDDPHLKVLQAAHISDDEYFSHMVLDDLNLIIRDIREAHKKDSESAPQTTVADELKENLEAVENFKGSRDEKLVVLYCKQLGINYKNLSDEEFRWLIRILKKSKKMGTPISQRKKR
- a CDS encoding DUF3847 domain-containing protein; protein product: MPDTSKLEKLNRELEKSEKKLRKAINDEKALQHQLKQLTRKERTHRLCTRGGMLESFLQEPERLTDDDVMLLLKLIFHRQDTQELLKKLLERKKPETP